ATGAAGGTGGCGACCGACCGGACTATAGCTATCCTCTACGGTGAAGGCGGCATGGAACGCGGCAACGCCGAGAACGATTACAACAACGCAAATGTCAAGGCGCCTGCATGCCTTATCCAGATGACGGGTGGCAAGGGTACCGAATGCTACGAAGTCGCTCCTGGCCGCAGGGAATGCGGTTACGGTCACGGTTCCGGTTCCTGGGACGGCATGGCCGCTACGGTTGCCTGGATGCGCTGGCACCTCGGTGGCGAGGAATGGCGCAAGGCGGACTTTGTCGGCACGAGCGGCAAGTACATCAACGGAAACATCGCCGGCCACGATGGCAAGTGGAAAGGCCAGTGTAAGAATTTTTAAGAAACTCCACACTCACTCCTTACACCCCGTCCGAATGGGCGGGGTGTTTTCTTTAAGAATGCCTTGCCATCCTTTTTGCTTTTTTTATAATTATTGATGAAAACAAACCACTCTTTACTCCTAACCGACTACTATTATGAACGCTGCAATTTTGACGAACGAATTCCCGCCTGAAATTTATGGCGGTGCCGGTATCCACGTGAAGTTCCTGACGCAGGAACTTGCAAAGCTTTGCCACATCGAGGCGCGCTGCTTTGGAGTTCAGAACGTGGACGAAAACAATATCCACGCGCTCGGCTTTTCGCGCAAGCTCGGGCTCAACCCCGAAGACGACCGCTTCCAGAAAATTTTCAAGCCGCTTGATATCGACCTCCAGTGGGCGGCTTCGCTCAAGGATATCGACGTGATTCATTGCCATACGTGGTACAGCCACTTTGGCGGCGTGCTCGCTAGCCGTCTTCTGCAGTGCCCGTTGATTTTGACGACGCATTCGCTGGAACCGCACCGTCCGTGGAAGGCGGAGCAGCTGGGTGACGGCGGTTACGCCATGAGTTGCTGGATTGAACGCACCGCTTACGAAGCTGCCGATGGCGTGATTGCCGTGAGTGAGGGCATGAAGCGCGACGTGATGAAGCTTTACGGCGTTCCCGAAGACCGCGTCAAGGTAATCTACAACGGTATCGATCCGGATTTCTATGCGCCGACTTTCGACGAAAAAATCCTTACCAAGTGGGGTGTAGACCCGAAGCGTCCTTATGTGCTGTTCGTGGGTCGCATTACGCGCCAGAAGGGCATCAGCCAGCTGATCCAGGCGATTCCGCAGATCGACAAGAGTGCCCAGGTGGTGCTCTGCGCCGGTGCCCCCGATACCATTGAACTTGCCGACGAATGTAAGGCCCTCATCGAAGAGGTACAGAAGACTCGCGACGGCGTGGTGTGGATTCAGGAAGCCGTTCCGCATGAAGAACTCCGCGTGCTTTACAGCCATGCGACCGTGTTCGCGACACCTTCCCTTTACGAACCGTTCGGCATCATCAACCTCGAAGCCATGAGCTGCGGTACTCCGGTGGTGGGTTCTGCGGTGGGCGGCATTCCCGAAATCATCGTGGACGGCGAAACCGGATTCCTGGTGCCGCTCAAGGCGAAGTCTGAAACCGACTTTGAACCGGCCGACCCGAAGGCTTTCCAGACTGATTTTGCGAACAAGCTTAACAAGATTCTCGAAAACCCAGAACTTGCGAAGAAGATGGGCGAAGTCAGCCGCAAGCGCGCCATCGACGTGTTCAGCTGGAAGTCAATCGCCCAGCAGACCTTCGACTTCTACCAGGAATGCATTGACCGCTATAAACGCGAAGGCAAGCGGTAGTTACTTTCCTACAATTTTCTCCACAATCGCTGCTGTCGTGAGCAATTCCGGCAGCACGATTTGTTTTGTGGCATCACCTGCGGGGTAGATGGCATAAGCGGG
The sequence above is drawn from the Fibrobacter sp. UWH4 genome and encodes:
- the glgA gene encoding glycogen synthase is translated as MNAAILTNEFPPEIYGGAGIHVKFLTQELAKLCHIEARCFGVQNVDENNIHALGFSRKLGLNPEDDRFQKIFKPLDIDLQWAASLKDIDVIHCHTWYSHFGGVLASRLLQCPLILTTHSLEPHRPWKAEQLGDGGYAMSCWIERTAYEAADGVIAVSEGMKRDVMKLYGVPEDRVKVIYNGIDPDFYAPTFDEKILTKWGVDPKRPYVLFVGRITRQKGISQLIQAIPQIDKSAQVVLCAGAPDTIELADECKALIEEVQKTRDGVVWIQEAVPHEELRVLYSHATVFATPSLYEPFGIINLEAMSCGTPVVGSAVGGIPEIIVDGETGFLVPLKAKSETDFEPADPKAFQTDFANKLNKILENPELAKKMGEVSRKRAIDVFSWKSIAQQTFDFYQECIDRYKREGKR